CCGAAGACCGAAGCCGCCGCGCCTGCTCCGGAAGCCCCTGCCGCGACGGAAGCCCCGGCTGCGGTCGAAGAGGCCGCCCCGGTCGAAGCAGCCGCAGAGGCGCCGGCACCTGAGGCCGCTGCCGAAGTTCCTGCCGAAGTTCCTGCCGAGGCTCCGGCCGAGGAAGCCTGATGGACCTCAAGCGGTTCGTGGAAGAGCTCGTCCGGATGACCGTGTTCGAGCCGGACGTCGTCAAGGTGGACGAGCGCAACGACCGAGGCACGAAGCTGTTCTCGGTCACGGTCGCCCCGAACGACGTCGGACGGGTGATCGGAAAGGACGGCCGCGTCATTTCCTGCATCCGCCAGCTCGTTTCGGCGGTCGGGGCCAAAGCCCATCAGCGGACGGCGGTCAAGATCCTCGCGGACTGACCCTATGGCACCCTCCGGGTCCTTCCGGCCGGTCGGCAAGGTCGTCGGGACCCACGGCCTCAAAGGCGGTCTGAAAGTCCGTCCCTTGACCGACTTCGTCGAACGGTTCGACCCCGGTTCCGTCGTCTACCTCCTTGGTCAAGCCCGGAAGATCCGAGCCTGCGGTTGGCACAAAGGTCAGGCCCGTATCGAGCTCGAAGGGATTTCCGACGTGACCACCGCCGAAGCGGTCCGTGGTGAATCCCTTTCGGTCCCCATCGAAGACCTTCCTGAATTGGACGATGGCGAATACCTCGCGTCCGACCTCATCGGGATGGCCGTCGAAACACCGGACGGACGGAAGATCGGCACCTTGGACGAAGTCGTGGCGTCGCCCGCCCACGACCTTTTCCGCATCGGTGACGTCTTGATTCCGGCGATCAAAGAGTTCGTTCTGGACATCGACGTGAAGGAACGGAAAATCGTCGTCGACCCTGTCGAGGGCATGCTTCCCGGAGAAGAGGCGGTCGAAGTCCGGTGAGTCAGTTCATTGACTCTGCGATCGTCCGGTTGACTTCGGGCAAGGGAGGAAACGGGGCGGCCAGCTTCCACCGGGAGAAGCACGTCCCCCGAGGTGGGCCGAACGGTGCGGACGGCGGACGCGGCGGCGACATCGTGTTCGTGGCCGACCGCGGCGCCCGGACCCTCTATGATTTCAAACTCCGCGACCATTACGAGGCCCCCAACGGGACCGACGCCCACGGTAACAAGAGCGGCAAGGACGGGAACGACCTCACCATCCGCGTCCCTGTCGGCACCGTCGTCTTCGAAGAAGACGGCGAGACGATGGTCGACCTCGACACCGACGGCGCCTCGTTCGTCGTCGCCAAGGGCGGTCGTGGTGGACGGGGGAACCTGCACTTCACGAACAGCGTCCGGCAGGCTCCGACCATCGCCGAGAACGGTGAGCCTGCCGAGACGGTCGCCGTCCGGCTCGAACTGAAGCTTCTGGCCGACGTCGGGTTGATCGGACTTCCGAACGCTGGGAAGTCGACCATCGTCAGCGCATGCACGGCGTCCAAAGCGAAGATCGGAGCGTATCCGTTCACCACGATCGTCCCGAACCTCGGAGTCGTCAGCATCGGCGACGTCACGTTTGTCATGGCCGACATGCCCGGCCTGATCGAAGGGGCCAGTGAAGGTGTCGGACTCGGCGTACAGTTCCTCAAACACGTCGAACGGACGCGCGTGCTCGTCCACGTCGTGGACG
This genomic window from Armatimonadota bacterium contains:
- a CDS encoding KH domain-containing protein — protein: MDLKRFVEELVRMTVFEPDVVKVDERNDRGTKLFSVTVAPNDVGRVIGKDGRVISCIRQLVSAVGAKAHQRTAVKILAD
- the rimM gene encoding 16S rRNA processing protein RimM, encoding MAPSGSFRPVGKVVGTHGLKGGLKVRPLTDFVERFDPGSVVYLLGQARKIRACGWHKGQARIELEGISDVTTAEAVRGESLSVPIEDLPELDDGEYLASDLIGMAVETPDGRKIGTLDEVVASPAHDLFRIGDVLIPAIKEFVLDIDVKERKIVVDPVEGMLPGEEAVEVR
- the obgE gene encoding GTPase ObgE, producing the protein MDSAIVRLTSGKGGNGAASFHREKHVPRGGPNGADGGRGGDIVFVADRGARTLYDFKLRDHYEAPNGTDAHGNKSGKDGNDLTIRVPVGTVVFEEDGETMVDLDTDGASFVVAKGGRGGRGNLHFTNSVRQAPTIAENGEPAETVAVRLELKLLADVGLIGLPNAGKSTIVSACTASKAKIGAYPFTTIVPNLGVVSIGDVTFVMADMPGLIEGASEGVGLGVQFLKHVERTRVLVHVVDAFPLDGTDPVENYKTVESELAKYSEDLASAPRLIALNKSDLGPPGSTDPLAESLTGSGHPVFVVSAATGQGLQPLLYAAAEALAREDAKPKTTVVRPKAVDRLDDAWEIVSEGGTFIVKGKRIERAVEMTRLSNSESLRHLHRRLHRMGVIDKLREAGAEDGDNVRVGGFEFTFMEGR